From a region of the Daphnia magna isolate NIES linkage group LG1, ASM2063170v1.1, whole genome shotgun sequence genome:
- the LOC116918388 gene encoding LOW QUALITY PROTEIN: integrator complex subunit 2 (The sequence of the model RefSeq protein was modified relative to this genomic sequence to represent the inferred CDS: deleted 1 base in 1 codon): protein MTPMYRPVSRRDISPRVFQALQNLDVDSLSECTEEEIRAVMPCLARMSLIGPLDQSPECALSRRMVFKILSGRETVNSIVGLLSIDFHALEVDVKKEQTLRQKLGNQTEDSALIQSLSHSYALEFEKSDPTRRLRLFLSELLTLMAQSKEMKPETTFKSSELLDQEIYFDEVADVLCVALAELTILLPIAEVAEALLRTLHGPSFICRIVANMPDTFNEVCQSLISNGERYEEESFLGRARLETLRSLCRMCPNQMLMIRLKCVEMCRMPALAVLLSLDYASCQKMMKIEKDTQLGDVVPFISGLLLGGDANVRTWFSLFIRNGQKRHDRATALQTLREELLRSLQSLVQMAVDEPLPDRCAVDASALLRLYCALKGIAGMKLYDEEGLLLLQLITCRPPPTEAGLRFVALGLCMLMACPSLIALPDQEQRGFQWVKWLVREESYFEKSPASSSGKCMETARSSFGEMLLLMAIHFHSGQLSAVCDLVCSTLGMRLLLRPASTARMKVAFTQDIFPEQVVTSHAVRVPVTPGLNADVAGFLPVHCIYQLLKSRAFSKYRVPIKTWVYRQLCESRPPLHPLLPSLVEVYVSSILTLAPPKNNQNQSGPTGSVDLGHDPISEEEIRIVFANSFSKNVCRASTDVQEYSVTAQLLLLYYALLYEDTRLTQVKNYMIAGINVKSYSQSFFANLPIRYLISQAEKEQHLYAGLFSPLLRLLATHFPQLCLVEDWMYETSDNRLSSLCSPHGSVPSCSSQTVIQAFTDLVGCPAPAMLLMQKLLAMPSKSLWQIAHTFISQFRSILGEAVPRQVQEMYRQVWLKLNSILPRQLWVMTANAVRLQLSLEDCPPPTLTQDHLTFDPLHVLRCDPRVFRCPPAMQIVLYMLKAWLGASRTHLSRHLLDKPLCGPVAAQGPGNLAGVTSDSEREELKMALIAAQESSVVQIVLELCLQTDEDEASDQRLSELREIQSIVCSFLHQLFIADPNLVKLVHFQGYPSALLPLTTQGIPSMHICLDFLPELLAQPIIGDLAKQLFAVDLISHLSLQYALPRSFNVARLAVNTLSTLLSVLPSNGRTEIYLPALPALVRIATAFPPLVDDIVSFLVQLGRVCLSQSCLHGSYDHRIVSSLLRQLDQEMVLDEEEHKEEEESVPVKVKEEVVALPQDDCPMEVDIKKEREEGELEEGELPDAKMNNVLSNSTAPVDRIQSDNKTVKSFDFATSNDLSVPFTPTQIRQLFKLLPESSLMGAEVSRTFSQLCNKAILHKKIY, encoded by the exons ATGACGCCAATGTATCGACCAGTTTCAAGACGGGATATTTCCCCGCGTGTCTTTCAAGCTTTGCAAAATTTGGATGTGGATAGTTTATCCGAATGCACTGAAGAAGAAATTCGAGCCGTTATGCCATGTTTGGCCAGAATGAGTTTGATCGGACCTCTGGACCAGTCCCCTGAATGTGCTCTATCCAGGAGAATGGTTTTCAAAATATTATCAGGACGTGAAACCGTCAATTCTATAGTTGGTTTGCTTTCAATTGATTTCCACGCTCTTGAAGTTGatgtaaaaaaagaacaaacattACG ACAAAAGCTTGGCAACCAGACAGAAGATTCTGCCTTGATTCAGTCACTGTCACATAGTTATGCTCTCGAGTTTGAGAAGAGTGATCCTACCAGGAGGTTAAGGTTGTTTCTCAGTGAGCTTCTTACACTTATGGCTCAG AGCAAAGAAATGAAACCAGAAACTACCTTTAAAAGCAGTGAATTGCTAGATCAGGAAATATATTTTGATGAAGTAGCCGATGTTCTGTGTGTTGCACTAGCAGAATTGACAATCCTTCTACCCATAGCAGAAGTTGCAGAGGCCCTCTTAAGAACACTTCATGGGCCATCTTTTATTTGTCGAATAGTGGCCAATATGCCTGACACTTTTAATGAAG TTTGTCAAAGTTTAATTAGCAATGGTGAAAGATATGAAGAGGAATCCTTTCTAGGGAGGGCAAGACTAGAAACACTTCGATCCCTTTGTAGGATGTGTCCAAATCAAATGTTAATGATTCGACTGAAATGT GTGGAGATGTGCAGAATGCCAGCTCTTGCTGTTTTACTTAGCCTGGACTATGCATCTTGtcaaaaaatgatgaaaatagaaaaagacaCCCAGTTGGGAGATGTTGTACCGTTTATCTCTGGACTACTATTGGGAGGTGATGCTAATGTTCGCACTTGGTTCTCTCTTTTCATTAGAAATGGACAAAAG CGCCATGATCGCGCTACGGCATTGCAAACATTGCGCGAAGAGCTCCTTAGAAGCCTACAATCGTTAGTTCAAATGGCAGTGGATGAGCCGTTACCTGACCGTTGTGCTGTTGATGCATCCGCCCTTCTACGACTTTATTGTGCTCTAAAA GGTATAGCAGGAATGAAGTTGTACGACGAAGAAGGTCTACTTTTATTACAATTAATAACCTGCCGGCCACCGCCAACTGAAGCTGGCCTCCGTTTTGTTGCTCTTGGACTGTGCATGCTGATGGCTTGTCCATCTCTAATCGCGCTCCCTGATCAAGAACAGCGCGGCTTCCAATGG GTCAAGTGGTTGGTAAGAGAAGAGAGCTATTTCGAAAAATCACCAGCATCTTCTTCTGGCAAGTGTATGGAAACAGCCCGCAGTAGTTTTGGTGAAATGTTATTGTTAATGGCAATCCACTTTCATAGCGGCCAGTTGAGCGCCGTTTGCGATCTGGTCTGTTCGACGCTTGGCATGAGGCTGTTACTTCGGCCGGCCTCTACTGCTCGTATGAAGGTAGCCTTCACTCAAGACATATTCCCAGAGCAG GTTGTTACCTCCCATGCTGTCCGTGTACCAGTCACTCCCGGTTTAAACGCGGACGTTGCTGGATTTCTTCCGGTTCATTGCATCTATCAATTATTGAAAAGCCGAGCTTTTAGCAAGTATCGCGTACCAATTAAGACTTGGGTCTATCGACAACTCTGCGAGAGTCGTCCTCCACTACATCCACTACTTCCTAGCCTGGTTGAAGTCTACGTTAGCTCAATCTTGACCTTAGCTCCACCGAAGAACAACCAGAACCAATCGGGACCGACTGGCTCAGTCGATCTTGGCCATGACCCAATCAGTGAAGAAGAAATTCGAATTGTTTTCGCCaactctttttcaaaaaacgtTTGTCGAGCTAGCACAGATGTCCAGGAATACTCTGTCACGGCCCAGCTCCTGCTTTTGTATTACGCTCTACTCTACGAAGATACGCGATTGACCCAAGTAAAGAACTATATGATAGCCGGTATCAACGTCAAATCTTATTCGCAgtcgttttttgccaatcTGCCTATTCGATATTTGATTAGTCaagcagaaaaagaacaacatCTTTATGCTG GACTCTTTTCCCCACTGTTACGACTCCTGGCTACTCATTTTCCCCAGCTCTGCTTGGTTGAAGATTGGATGTATGAAACGAGCGATAATCGCCTTTCTTCGTTATGTAGCCCGCATGGATCCGTTCCGTCTTGTTCATCGCAGACCGTTATTCAAG CTTTTACTGACCTAGTTGGCTGCCCAGCTCCGGCTATGCTTTTGATGCAAAAACTCTTGGCGATGCCCTCCAAGTCATTGTGGCAAATTGCGCACACCTTCATCTCCCAGTTTCGATCTATTCTGGGTGAAGCTGTTCCTCGACAAGTTCAAG AAATGTATCGACAAGTGTGGTTAAAGCTCAATTCGATCCTCCCACGGCAATTATGGGTAATGACGGCCAACGCTGTCCGGCTACAGCTTTCGTTAGAAGATTGTCCTCCTCCTACTCTGACGCAGGATCACTTGACATTCGACCCGCTTCATGTATTGCGATGCGACCCACGCGTCTTTCG GTGTCCACCGGCCATGCAAATTGTTTTGTACATGCTCAAAGCATGGTTAGGTGCATCGCGGACTCATTTATCGCGCCATTTACTCGATAAACCTCTTTGCGGTCCAGTTGCTGCCCAAGGCCCTGGTAATTTGGCAGGAGTCACGTCTGACAGTGAGCGTGAAGAACTCAAAATGGCCTTGATCGCTGCCCAGGAAAGTTCCGTTGTTCAGATCGTTCTCGAGCTTTGTCTGCAAACCGATGAGGACGAG GCAAGCGACCAAAGGCTTTCGGAGTTGCGCGAGATCCAGAGCATTGTGTGTTCATTCCTCCATCAGCTTTTTATCGCAGACCCGAATTTGGTCAAATTAGTCCACTTCCAG GGTTATCCATCAGCTCTATTGCCGTTGACGACACAGGGTATTCCTTCCATGCACATATGCCTTGATTTTTTACCTGAGTTGCTAGCCCAGCCTATTATTGGAGACTTGGCTAAGCAACTGTTTGCTGTTGATCTCATATCACACCTGTCTTTGCAATATGCGTTGCCCCGGTCTTTTAACGTGGCACGTTTGGCAGTCAACACCCTATCAACGCTTCTCAgtg TTTTGCCGAGTAATGGGAGGACGGAGATTTACCTGCCTGCTCTTCCTGCTCTAGTGAGGATAGCCACAGCTTTCCCACCATTAGTGGATGATATCGTGAGCTTCTTAGTTCAACTGGGTCGTGTTTGTCTGTCACAGTCTTGTCTGCACGGCTCGTATGATCACCGCATCGTCAGCTCACTTCTCCGTCAACTAGATCAAGAAATGGTCCTCGACGAGGAAGAACATAAGGAGGAGGAAGAAAGTGTTCCGGTGAAAGTCAAAGAAGAAGTCGTCGCGCTTCCACAGGACGATTGTCCTATGGAAGTTGATATCAAGAAGGAACGGGAGGAAGGAGAACTGGAAGAGGGCGAATTGCCAGACGCGAAAATGAATAACGTGCTCAGCAACTCGACTGCGCCCGTCGACCGTATTCAATCGGACAACAAAACAGTGAAATCGTTCGATTTTGCAACCTCCAATGACCTCTCTGTACCTTTCACACCAACACAAATCCGT CAGCTCTTTAAATTGCTTCCGGAATCGAGCTTAATGGGTGCTGAAGTATCTCGGACTTTTTCACAGCTGTGTAACAAAGCCAttttacacaaaaaaatctaCTAA
- the LOC116919468 gene encoding LOW QUALITY PROTEIN: uncharacterized protein LOC116919468 (The sequence of the model RefSeq protein was modified relative to this genomic sequence to represent the inferred CDS: deleted 1 base in 1 codon), translating to MVKEISERLILHWNYRGYYSLPEELCICGNHVCELYLKYNNITELPNWIENMTNLTNIYLQANYLTELPEAIQFLTSLTTLDVSQNHLTTIPSSIGKLVNLKTLVLTQNQLACLPSSLGSLPCLVSLLVSSNKLTELPESLHQCQNLEQIHLDFNQFTSLPNFLTRLSRLKRLSVCSNQLTHLPHLPFACIERFHCDNNPCISYLPYPLACQMNRPPAQPLATRNVLHISTLFGCFNPSNRKEATVLVKDSPSAALCFLPDIDLICTYAPPSLLELTLRSISSRIFNEPLNINFDRKQNLHRFESSYHHSYDQRIGEFCLPSTLIQLLRDGPVAICLGCRTFIFRGPAYPVFLSKIIVQYERAGHDLMPVVCSLLFCSASCFRTATAVGAMAGLENPLDWECMTRRTTSTN from the exons ATGGTCAAAGAAATTTCAGAACGGCTTATTCTTCATTGGAACTATCGTGGATATTATTCCTTGCCAGAAGAGCTCTGCATCTGTGGTAACCATGTATGTGAACTCTATCTCAAATACAACAACATTACTGAACTG CCAAACTGGATTGAAAACATGACCAACTTGACAAATATCTACCTACAAGCAAATTACTTAACAGAGCTGCCTGAAGCCATTCAATTCCTGACAAGTTTGACAACGCTTGACGTCAGCCAAAACCACTTAACCACAATTCCTTCATCAATTGGAAAGCTTGTGAATTTGAAGACTCTAGTCCTGACACAAAACCAACTTGCTTGCCTACCAAGCTCATTGGGAAGTCTTCCTTGCCTAGTTTCACTACTTGTCAGCAGCAACAAGTTGACAGAGTTGCCAGAATCGCTTCACCAGTGCCAGAATCTAGAGCAGATCCACCTTGATTTCAACCAGTTCACTAGTCTGCCCAACTTTTTAACGCGGCTTTCACGACTAAAACGCTTATCCGTCTGCTCAAACCAGCTGACTCATTTGCCTCACCTACCCTTTGCGTGTATCGAGCGTTTTCATTGCGATAACAATCCATGCATATCCTACCTCCCGTATCCGCTCGCTTGTCAGATGAATCGACCTCCAGCCCAGCCGCTGGCAACACGTAACGTGTTACATATATCAACCCTGTTCGGGTGTTTCAACCCGTCCAACCGGAAGGAAGCCACCGTCCTCGTCAAAGACTCACCGTCAGCAGCGCTCTGTTTTCTGCCAGATATCGACCTAATTTGTACTTATGCGCCTCCTAGCTTGCTTGAGCTCACTTTGCGTTCC ATTTCGTCACGGATCTTTAACGAACCGCTAAACATAAATTTCGATCGGAAGCAGAACCTCCACCGCTTCGAATCCTCGTATCACCACAGCTACGATCAACGAATCGGAGAATTTTGTTTGCCGTCCACCCTGATTCAGCTCTTGCGGGATGGCCCTGTCGCCATCTGTCTTGGGTGCCGAACGTTCATCTTCCGGGGACCGGCTTATCCGGTTTTCCTGTCTAAAATAATCGTTCAATACGAACGTGCTGGCCACGATCTCATGCCAGTGGTCTGCTCTTTACTATTCTGTTCAGCTTCCTGTTTCCGGACAGCTACTGCAGTTGGCGCTATGGCCGGACTCGAAAACCCACTCGATTGGGAATGCATGACACGTCGGACGACAAGTACCAATTAG
- the LOC116919297 gene encoding putative glycerol-3-phosphate transporter 5: MEILAESHWALVHPLQSISKRTYRILVFIVLWVGFGSTYLLKKPLGVIKSDIAEDLHLSKFELGMLDTALLLPYAAMQVFLGPLADYLGPRRTLAFCLCSAGVFMSFFGLTNSFHFSLFLLFLCGTCLAPTWPACSKALASYFEKQRDTVFGLFSTSGSVGGICGTGLAVCTLNVYGWQLSYLVPSAFSIVMAALTFGLVYSPEEMGLSAGHLQPSSETITSCKKSPTTIRSWLKLWAIPLIPEITLAVFTLKVVRYCMYMWLPLFLLDYLNYNKVQAGLMSTAFEVGGGLGSAVVGFLTSRLFSGRSLPTLCLLTILSSLSLLLFAVTAHFGATINIACLVLAGATNCGPDSLLSGSIPARLGERNGLGAGGALTGLVNGAGSVGTVIEGPIIGLVAHQWGWMGVLLLMVVLSSLGALALLRAALSVWSLSLTASNDDQSEQSWPV, from the exons ATGGAAATCCTGGCAGAGAGTCACTGGGCGTTGGTCCACCCCCTGCAGTCCATTTCGAAGAGAACATATCGAATCCTAGTCTTTATTGTGTTATGGGTTGGCTTTGGCTCCACGTACCTCTTGAAAAAGCCTCTGGGTGTCATCAAGTCAGACATAGCCGAGGACTTGCACCTGTCCAAATTCGAATTGGGCATGTTGGATACAGCTTTGCTCTTACCTTATGCCGCAATGCAGGTTTTTCTAGGGCCACTGGCAGACTACCTCGGCCCAAGGAGAACTTTGGCTTTTTGCCTCTGCTCTGCTGGAGTGTTTATGAGCTTTTTTGGGCTGACAAATTCGTTTCATTTTTCCCTCTTCCTACTCTTTCTCTGCGGTACGTGTCTTGCACCCACTTGGCCCGCGTGTTCCAAAGCATTAGCGTCTTATTTCGAGAAGCAGAGAGACACTGTTTTCGGCCTTTTCTCGACATCGGGCTCAGTCGGTGGCATATGTGGAACTGGGCTGGCCGTTTGTACTCTAAATGTTTACGGTTGGCAACTGTCTTATCTGGTACCATCCGCCTTCTCGATTGTGATGGCCGCGTTAACATTCGGCCTCGTTTATAGCCCAGAAGAGATGGGGCTGAGTGCTGGACATTTACAGCCGAGCAGTGAAACGATCACATCTTGTAAGAAATCCCCAACGACGATTAGAAGCTGGTTGAAATTATGGGCCATTCCGTTGATCCCGGAAATAACGTTGGCCGTTTTCACGCTCAAAGTCGTTCGCTATTGCATGTACATGTGGCTACCCTTGTTCTTGCTCGACTACTTGAACTACAACAAAGTTCAAGCCGGTTTGATGTCGACCGCCTTCGAAGTGGGCGGCGGACTGGGGAGCGCGGTGGTGGGTTTCTTGACGTCCAGGCTCTTTTCCGGCCGCTCACTTCCCACGCTCTGTCTATTGACTATCTTGAGCAGTTTATCTTTACTCTTGTTCGCCGTGACGGCCCACTTTGGAGCCACAATCAATATCGCCTGCCTCGTACTAGCTGGAGCCACAAATTGCGGACCCGATTCCCTACTCAGCGGATCCATACCGGCCAGACTGGGCGAACGCAACGGACTTGGAGCCGGAGGTGCCTTGACAG GCCTCGTTAACGGAGCTGGAAGTGTAGGAACGGTTATAGAAGGCCCGATCATCGGTTTGGTTGCCCACCAATGGGGATGGATGGGTGTTTTGCTGCTAATGGTCGTGCTGTCATCGCTCGGAGCTCTGGCCCTGTTACGGGCCGCCTTGAGCGTTTGGAGCCTATCGCTGACGGCCAGTAACGACGACCAGAGTGAGCAGAGCTGGCCCGTCTAG
- the LOC116919908 gene encoding eukaryotic translation initiation factor 4H has translation MAGRFEDDFSGRSSGYRDQGNRGSRSGGQSYRSGNSGKPLPEEPPYTAYVGNLPDGAVQGDLENMFENLTVKNVRMVRDRETDHFKGFCYVEFESQKDLIHALDLDGVLCEGKTLRVDIAEGRKTNNRGGGDRGGGGGSSDWGRGGGRGGQRGGRGGYEGGGFSDGGRGRSDRGGYGDRGGGYNDRRGTSYGGGDRGGDRGGRYGDSDRGSDRGSYGGGGGGGGYNDRRSDAGGYGDRRGGGGGRGDGDGSYGDRRGGGDRGGGDRGYSNFGSRPRRDSDRKAPTEEFREPNAEEAAARPRLNLLPRSVGAPPAALAPTSQTASIFGGARPREEVLKSRPDDQNSS, from the exons ATGGCTGGTCGTTTTGAAGATGATTTCTCTGGAAG GTCTTCAGGTTACCGTGATCAAGGAAACAGAGGAAGCAGGAGTGGAGGACAAAGTTACCGCAGTGGTAACTCGGGCAAGCCCCTCCCTGAGGAGCCTCCTTACACAGCTTACGTAGGAAACTTACCTGATGGAGCTGTACAGGGAGATTTGGAAAATATGTTCGAAAATCTTACA GTAAAGAATGTGAGGATGGTTCGTGATAGAGAGACAGATCATTTCAAAGGTTTCTGTTACGTGGAATTTGAATCCCAAAAAGATTTGATTCATGCATTAGACTTGGATGGTGTACTGTGTGAAGGAAAAACCCTTCGTGTCGACATCGCTGAGGGTCGCAAAACTAACAACAGAGGAGGTGGCGACCGAGGTGGTGGTGGCGGCAGCAGTGACTGGGGCCGCGGTGGAGGCAGAGGGGGTCAGCGTGGTGGTCGTGGTGGATATGAAG GTGGTGGATTCAGTGACGGCGGTCGAGGGCGCTCCGATCGTGGCGGTTATGGAGATCGAGGTGGAGGCTACAACGATCGTAGAGGAACCTCTTACGGAGGTGGCGATCGTGGAGGCGACCGAGGTGGTCGTTATGGAGACTCTGACAGAGGTAGTGATCGAGGATCAtatggtggtggtggtggcggcGGCGGCTACAATGATCGTAGAAGCGATGCTGGTGGTTATGGTGACCGTcgtggtggtggtggaggtCGCGGCGATGGAGATGGCAGCTATGGTGATAGACGTGGAGGTGGAGATCGTGGCGGAGGAGATCGTGGCTATTCCAATTTCGGAAGCCGGCCTAGGAGAGATTCGGATCGCAAAGCTCCGACAGAAGAATTCCGTGAGCCCAATGCTG AGGAAGCGGCAGCTCGTCCCAGATTGAATTTGCTTCCGCGCTCAGTTGGGGCCCCTCCGGCCGCACTTGCACCTACAAGCCAGACAGCGAGCATCTTCGGCGGAGCACGTCCACGAGAGGAAGTTTTGAAGTCCCGACCCGATGATCAAAACTCttcataa